The Capsicum annuum cultivar UCD-10X-F1 chromosome 1, UCD10Xv1.1, whole genome shotgun sequence sequence GGTGGGACTGCTTCATCCTTGATTAGAGGTCTCGGATTCGAATCCTGCGTATAGAGAAAATtttgttgggagcgctacctccttaatgggccctgcaacgcgcgatccggattagtcggggctccaatatGGTTACCAGACAATAATTCTAATTTATATTCATAGTCGAACATATCTCCGATTTCAATTTCAACTTCAACTCAACtccaaaaattatgattttcgtGATCAAGTGAGGCCTTAATTGTTGCATATAACAAAATTTGGTGTTTTGGAGGTCTAGTGCACTAGAGtacctatttttttttcatggTATTTCTTTTATAAATGTTCAGTATATGACAAAAATGTTCAATTAaaaatctcgagtttgaggtcgaaTAATGGGAAAAATCATATTAGGAGTGTGGTTGCATGAACATGtatgtaatttgtgaattcagaTTAATCAAATGATTATTGTAAAAATTCTGAATTCGCCCCTGTCTAAAATGGGTCATGGAATGCGCGATATTGGATAAATTAGGTTTTAAAACGGATATTTACTATCGAATGAGAATTTTTGAAATGTATTTCAAGTGTTCATAAACTTGACGAGAATCAAAGGTCATATGTATTCTAAATTTTGACTATACAAATATGTATTAATAACGCAGATGCAAGAAATGGTTGCGAGCTAAGTTTGGAAGGTGATCGGAAAATCAGTAAAGTTATTATTAGACAAGCGCCATCAGGTCACGAATTTAGTTGTTGTATATGATAAtcttttgtgttttgatttttttttttttaattctaatgtaaaGTGTGAGGTCTAGTGCACTAAATTACCCATTTTCTTATAgtatttcttttataaattttcagTATATGATAAAAATGTACaattaaaaatcttgaatttgagcCTGGATAATGGGAAAAATCATATTAGGAGTGTGGTTGCATGAAAGATGtatgtaatttgtgaattcagaTTAGTCAAGTGAGTATTGCAATGTGCGATTTTGGATTAGTCAGACCCCTAAAAGTAGGTCATGCAATGCGCGATATTGAATAAAACTGAGTTTTAATACGGATATTGAATATCgaataagaaattttaaaaagataatgtatttcaaagaTAACCAGagagatttttataatttttcttcattCGTTTGGCATATTATAACAACTTAGAAAAACTTTTGGCAACAAAACGGTATAGGTACTAGTGTAAATTGAGGTAACATATTGAATGATATAAATAAGGATAATTTATGTGGATGTACACTTAGGTCGTAGGGGCGGAGCTACATATAAGGTAGGGGTTCATCCGTAAACCCTTCGATAgaaaattatattgtatatacatgattaaaattattttttatgtatatatagtagatgtcgaaCCCCCTTTGGttagttcgtatatttacttGTGAGCCCCCTTGTGTCAATTCTGGCTCCGCCAGTGTTCGGTCATCGAGTTTACCAAACATGGGGTTAAACATACACTACATATACACTTGATTGTATATGTTACGAATAGTGtgtatattatatgtataatatgtAAATTTAGTATAAAGTATATAGGAAAGCTTACGCAAATATACATTTCGGCCATCTAATTTACCAACATGGTCGAAGTATATATACACCACCTATGCACATagattgtatatatattttgtaaactaGATTACACAAAATTATTGAGCTTTAATTTTCGCTATAAATAATTCTTTCTTCGTATTGTTAATTAATAAGATTGCTTATCAAAATGTTTCAGTTGGTtcttaaataaataatcaaagtaCCAAGTCAATCAAATTAagctcaacatgaacatgaacgaAAATAAATAGATCAACTTAACATCAATAATtgaactaaaaagaaacaacaaTTCCTCATGACTTGAGTCTCCGATAATTCTAATTCGGGATAAAAAGATTCAATATGTCCATCTTTAATATTGTAAGCCCCCATATCTCTTCCATCACCGCATTCATAGTACCCATATGAATCGATCACACgagtaaaatagatataattaGGCTTAAATCCTACGGGGTAAATCTAAAAGAGTCAATACAAGTTGCTCCATTGCGACCCAAGAAAATTGATGATTTTCCCAAAGTGTTAATCTCGTTCCATTTaactttttcaattattttgacctttattttataaaacataaatattaaatatagtagTACAAGGCAACTAgaattctaaaatttattttacagAGTTAGTTTAGGATTCTGTCTTACTCATCGAAAATAGGATTATTTCACCGTTCTTGTTTCGTCATTATAGTTTCTTCAATACCATTGAAGCGCAAATCACCAGCATCTATGAATGAAACAATTTAAAACTATCATCAACGAAACGAAATTCATGGTAGCTATTTCTTCGTTATTTTTTATATGGCAAAATGACTATATCTGTTTTATTATGTGATATTCTTACTTACATATTTATTATTTGGACCCTTAAACtcgttaaaaaataatattttaaatcctaTTTTAGTGTGTGTAACACACTTGCCTCCACATCAGCTGCAACGTCATTTAAATAGAGTATTAAATTCCACACCAGCTTCCACATAATTTAAAGTACTACATTAaatgccacataagaaattaaatatttaaaaaataaaaaaaaaaaactaaattgagaattcgaaaaaattaaattaaaatggtgGGGGCTGAGACTTTCTTCACCGTCTCCACCACCACCACACACAGAGCACCATTGCAGGGGATCGCAGCCCCAAGTTGTTCCCATTGAATAAGAATAAATACACACACTCACACACTAAACGGAACACACACAACACACAGCAATCTACACACACCAAAATACTCCTCACATCCCCAAAACTCTTTTGACATTGATTATGCTGCGATTCATCGGAAAGTTCAGGTTCACCCCCACAATTACAGCCCACACTCACttcaaaatattgagaaaaatcgAGTCTTGAATCACACCCACttcaaaatattgagaaaaatcgAGTCTTGAATCACACCCACTTCAAATATTGAGAAAAATCGAGTCTTGAATTGGAGAAAAATTGAGTCTTGAATCACACCCACTTCAAAATCTTGAGaaaattcaacacaaaaatcACTGAAATCAGACTCGCTCAAAATCATGTTGCAAAAAAATTTAAGACCACAGCCCAATGTTCATTAGAAATTGCATCCACCATCGCCTTAATGTTTTCTAATTTCTGAGAACTATCGCTGGAATTAGTGAACAATTCCTTTTGGTATTAATGCACCTCAACTAAGTGCTCTTCACAGATCCACACAAACAAATTAAGCGGAAAAGGGGAGAAATCGGAGAAGATGCAAAAAAAAATGAAGGCAGAGTAAAGAGAAATCAAGAAAGGAATTCAAAGAGGGAAGGGATTGAGAGAgaaagcaaagaaaaaaagagtgggGTAGGggttgtaatggtgaatgaagaAAGAAGAAGGTTTTGGGTGGCGTGGGACTGaggcttttttatttttaaattattttaatataaaattgatcaaaaaatatACTCACCGCACCTCACATGTGTGTAATCACGCACTTTATTCTAGTCAACTATTTTAATGTCACATAGATCCGGTCAAcggtcaaaaaatttaaaatattaatttttagtgGATTCAAGGGTtaagatgacaaacatgtaaatagGAGACATTAtaaaacggacatagtacaaggtCCACTAAactattttgtcttttttatatttcagattttaaAAAGATGTGTGCAAGGAACATAGTTCGTCATCCTTCAATATACTTGATATACTACAGTTTGAAACTCTAAATATCAACTTAAGATGAATTGTTTTTAAGAAACTTATCATTTTGAATAATATAGTTTCAATTTttaatctaaatttatttttgcGTATCTAACATCCATTAATTATATCTTGCAGGACAAATTAGGATTATATAACTTAAAAAGGGtagtccggtgcactaaaactcctGCTATGCACAGGATCtgaggaagggccccaccacaaaaTACATCCGAGCAAAATACAGAATACAGAAGATGTTGGAGCAAAATACAGAATACAGAAGATGTTGGAGCTTCACAGGAGGAATTTTGTAGTGCACATTGTGCCTAAGCCAAATTAgtgttgtttcgggtacacaatctgtattatgtcaaaacaacttcaacataaGTTCAAGATTAAattaagaacacttatgaagtttttcaacaccttcaacacaagttcaatatgaactatcaaagaagtatgttattttattttaaagaaaaaagatgaagcaaAATAAGCCAAATCCTCCGTATTCACGGAGTGTCttcccgaggttgtggaatttttcttccaggataaaatggcttcataactagaatgtagtggtacctcaagCTTTCTGGTTTTCTTCAAACTCAttcaacgggagatgatcacacagggtttttagaagcaagagaaatgTTTTTTTCTATGCAGAAATTTTAATCCTAAGCCTGTGGAacaaatgcaggtttatatagccatgaagtaCCTCTTcggaaaggaggcaatggttcatcggaaaggtgtatcaatagtcatgtctgtccattccaAAACAACATGTCTTTTCTGAACAGCTGACCGAACAGTCACCCCTTTTTcgaaacaatatgtcttttcctcgaagggttgtgtccctccattttccatgcacaccaattgaacccaacaattaaAACATTGGAATGGCATTAACTAACACATGCAACTTCATATCTAGGTCTCGAACCTGCAACCTTTTATTATAGATTTAAAAAGTAGTTATAACACGACAacaaccttttttattttatttttttaatttggtttgAGTGATGCATTGTGGTTATTTCACTCAAAGGAATATAATGTTGAAAAAGAAGTACAACTAGAGGATCATTTTGGAGTATATATGCAAAAAGTCTTGCATCAGAATTACAATATGAATTTGGGACCAGCAATATGTTGCAATCACATAACCAAAGTTGGAACACCAaagaatgaaatgaaataatGAGATCCCTCCGCACTTAATCAAAGTGTAGGATTTACTTCCTACAAATGGAAGAAATTCTCTTAATGAGCTCCAGACGGCATGTTTCAGTTAGTtcttaaataaataatcaaagcAACCAAGTCAATCAAAATAAGTTCAATAAGAGCATGGACGAAAATAAATAGATCAACttataataaacaaaaagaaacaacaatttttCATGATTTGAGTCGTTGATTATAGGATGGTGTGCATGACCCAAGTTGGGTGGCTACCATAACCTAATCGTCTTCGAGTTTCAAAAGCGCAAAGATTCCATAGATCCATCTTTAATACTGTAAGCCCACATATATGCTGCATCACCACAACGTGTGTCCTcatcataaattttatatatatctcCATTACCACAACATGTGACCTCATTAGTATAATATATATGATTAGGCTTGAATCCTGTTATACACCTTGAGGTGTCAACACAAGTTGATTCATTGTTGTTCAACAAAATTGATGAATCTTTCAAAGTGTTAATCTCGGTCACTTTAGCATTGGTTACATCGATCGAGTTCATATACAGGAAATGCAGTGGTGTAATTCTCACCATTCCGCCAAACAACAATATGTGGTGCATAGGATATATCAACGAGGAATAGGTAACCTGCCTCGTCGCGGATGGCAGGGTTAAGCTTACCAAGTAACCGTAGCTCTACAATTGGTTCGCCAATAGATCAAACGCCCAGACATCGAAAGCATTATCAACTGCATAATATTTTCCCTTACAGCAAACCATCGTATCAAATTCCTTGTTGCTGCTGATGGTAGTCCAGCTGAAGTCTCCAGGTCGCCAAAAAGTTAACAAACCAAAAAGTTTAACCACTAGTGCATAATTAATTTGAAGTATCAGGACAGGCAGATAATATAGCATGATCTATCCAGTACCATTGTGCTTCTATAACTTCTTCAAGATCATGTAAAGAGCAAGTTGTATGCTTGTGCCAGAGAAAGGATGCAACAACTTCGCCGCCTCTGGTGTGGGGCTGATCAGCCACCCTTTCGATGATAAAAGCCGTCGTCTAACTTCCTGGAAGAATACGCTTTTAACTTTTCCATTGGAAAAAGAGTAAAATTCTCGATGATCATCGCCTGTAGAAGGCAGCATTATCAACGGAAATTTGGGTGAATTAATTGTCTCTGCAGCAGCTCGCCATCACTTTAACAATAATTTGATGATAGTAATTTAATTTAACTAACCGGTATCTATAACTAATTCAgaccatgaaaaaaaaaaattttcataatagaaaataattatcaACTAATTTTGTGGTGCATATTGTGCCTGAGCAAAATTAGGACTTTGGAAAACTTTTTTTCGGTGAAAAGGAGAACTCTTCTAGAAGAGTTTAGTTTTATGTAATGTcagtatataaaatatatacttgACCTgcataattaaatattttgtaCATTGTGTACAAAACTTAAGTTCTTTGAATAATTACTTACCCCAGCGAGTAATCAAAGTACAATGTTTGAGTTATATTACTCAACAAAAGGTTGAGGAAAACCTTAGCTTTTTCATGttagtatgtattttattttgcatgCAAATTTCAATGCTTCCGTGTGCACATACCCAACATTTCCTACTATATTAGATTCATTATTTTCAAACGTCCAAAAACATGACGAGAATCAAATTGTTGTGTGAATTCTAAAATTGACCATACCAAAAGATTCAGttggttcataaataaataatcaaaacaatcAAGTCAATCAAAATAAGCTCAATAAGAACATGAGCAAAAATAAATAGATGAATTTAACTTAATAGTGATGATTTGGGAGAAAAAAAACAGAATAATTCGTCATAATTTGAGTCCCTAATTATGTGATGGAGTGACCCAAGTTGGCAGGCTTGATGCTAATTTTAATTCTGGATACAAAGGTTCGATACATCCATTTTTGATGTTGTAAGCCCCCATGTCTCTTGCATGACCACAACCTCCATAGTATCCACGCGACCCAATCACAcgtgtaaaatatatataattaggcTTGACTCCTGCCATAAATCTGGAAGAGTCAATACAAATTGCTTCATCGCGGCCCCAGAAAATTGATGAATCTCCCAAAGTGTTAATCTCATTGAATTTTCCTTTGGTTTCATCAAGCTCATATATATTAAATTCGATGGTACGGTCACCATACCCAGGACCATCAGGGACATTCTGATAATAAAGAGATTGCGTCACAACGAGTAGTGCACCAGATATCTCGACTAGGTAAAACATTGCTGGGCTATAGTTTGAACGGTTAAGCTGATGAACAAGTAAGCGTGGCTCAACAATTGGTTCGGCAATATCAAACACCCAGACTTTGAGACCACGAGTGAGTACATAAAATTGTCCCTTAAAATAAACCACATTGCACAGACTTTCGTTCCTGAAGTTAATTTTAGTCCAATTGAGATCTCCAGGTCGCCAAAAGGACACCACACCCAAATAGTAACGAACCACCACCAATGCATAATCTGAAGTATCAGAAGGACTGGCAGATAAGATAACTTGGCTGATGTAGTGCTTCCCTATTCCTTTAATATTATAGTCGCCATGTGAAGTCAATAAGTCATGTAACGAGGGAAGTTGTATACTAGTGCGAGAGAAAGGATGCAACAAGTTCATCTCTCCCGTGCGCGACAGGGTACACAACCACCCTTTCGTTGGAAAAATCTCTAGCAGCCCTCTAGCTTCCGGGAGGAATACGCGTGAAACTTTTTTCTTGGAAAGAGAGTAAAATTCTCGATAATCATCACCTTTATCAGGCAGCATTAGCAATGGAACTTGGGGAGAATTAAGTGCGTCAAAATTATCCTTTGTGGCAGCAGTTCGCCATGAAGTACAAACAGCGCCAAAAGCAATGAAATCTTCCAACACTTTAACACGATTTGCAATCATAGCATTGAGATCGTTCGGCAATTCTGCCCATTTCACCATAGcttagaggaaaaaaaaagaggaatattGAAGGAAGATAGCAGGGTGGCGGGGTAGGGGGTTGATTGTAGCTAGGGCTACATGAAAAAAACAATTcgagggtatttatagaattaatttaggaaaaagtgtcaaatttattcatctattttgaaaattgactaaatataataattttggggtcaaatttaccttattatttcaaaaaattgttTAAATATATCTTGCGTCATACTTTGTGATCAAATTTACCCTTCTTATTAAAAACTTCTTacaggaaaatcttttttttttttggtttcccatccgatgcccgcattggagccccaACTAATCCGGATCGCGCGTTACAggacccattaaggtggcagcgctttCAAcggagttttctccatacccagaaTCGAACGCTCGACCTCTTTTAAGGATGGAGCAGCCCTATCCACCCATGttggtatttttcttttttaaggaAAATCTAATCAAAGTTTAATGaccaagtttttaaaaaataacacacACTAATTTAGCCCTCCCCAGATCCTATCcacaaaaaata is a genomic window containing:
- the LOC107852177 gene encoding F-box protein At2g26160-like, which translates into the protein MVKWAELPNDLNAMIANRVKVLEDFIAFGAVCTSWRTAATKDNFDALNSPQVPLLMLPDKGDDYREFYSLSKKKVSRVFLPEARGLLEIFPTKGWLCTLSRTGEMNLLHPFSRTSIQLPSLHDLLTSHGDYNIKGIGKHYISQVILSASPSDTSDYALVVVRYYLGVVSFWRPGDLNWTKINFRNESLCNVVYFKGQFYVLTRGLKVWVFDIAEPIVEPRLLVHQLNRSNYSPAMFYLVEISGALLVVTQSLYYQNVPDGPGYGDRTIEFNIYELDETKGKFNEINTLGDSSIFWGRDEAICIDSSRFMAGVKPNYIYFTRVIGSRGYYGGCGHARDMGAYNIKNGCDDHREFYSFSNGKVKSVFFQEVRRRLLSSKGWLISPTPEAAKLLHPFSGTSIQLALYMILKNWTTISSNKEFDTMVCCKGKYYAVDNAFDVWAFDLLANQL